CGGATGACTGCGCAGATATTTCAGGAGCCCGCCCGCAAAGTCTCCCATGTCGAGAAAGGCGGTCTCGTCGAGTTCATAACGGTGCCTGACCGCGTCTTCCGAGGCGCTGCCGGTAGCGCCGACCACGTGGGTGAGACCGACGGCGCGCGCGACATCGATGCCCCGGTGGATGGAGGCGATCCAGGCCGCGCAGGAAAACGGGCGTACGATGCCCGTGGTGCCCAGAACGGACAAGCCGCCGACAATGCCGAGCCTGGGGTTCATGGTCTTCAGGGCAAGCTCTGCGCCACCGCCGATCGAAACCTCGATTTCCACATCGCCCGGTGCGCCATGCCGGGACGCGATTTCGGAAATGGCCGTTTCCATCATCTGGCGCGGCACCGGGTTGATCGCCGGTTCTCCCGGCGGGATCGGCAGGCCGGGTCTCGTGACCGTGCCGACGCCGTCTCCGGCCTTGAAACGCACACCGGACCCTTCCGGCAACAGCCGCACGGTGGACGTGACCAGCGCCCCGTGTGTGACATCCGGGTCGTCGCCGGCATCCTTGGTGATGGTTGCCTGCGCCCTGCCGTCTGACAGATCGTGCCGGGTCAGGGCAAAGGCGGCGGTTCCGCCGCGCGGCAGGGTGATGTCGACCGGGTCGGGAAACGTCCCGCTCAGAAGAGCCGAATAGGCGGCCTTGGCCGCCGCCGTCGCACAGGCGCCGGTCGTCCAGCCGCGTCGCAGTTCTTTTGGCTCATTCTTCGACATCAGGTTTCTATATCCGATGCATTTCCGCTTTTCTGCCCCTGGCAGCACCTGCGCGATAAAATGTCGTAATCCTT
This genomic interval from Labrenzia sp. VG12 contains the following:
- a CDS encoding cobalt-precorrin-5B (C(1))-methyltransferase — translated: MSKNEPKELRRGWTTGACATAAAKAAYSALLSGTFPDPVDITLPRGGTAAFALTRHDLSDGRAQATITKDAGDDPDVTHGALVTSTVRLLPEGSGVRFKAGDGVGTVTRPGLPIPPGEPAINPVPRQMMETAISEIASRHGAPGDVEIEVSIGGGAELALKTMNPRLGIVGGLSVLGTTGIVRPFSCAAWIASIHRGIDVARAVGLTHVVGATGSASEDAVRHRYELDETAFLDMGDFAGGLLKYLRSHPVEKLTLSGGFAKFTKLAQGALDLHSARSSVDFGYLQDLLVETGAPDDQVADALEANTAKEVLDRALTAGVDLSTPLARRAKAAVRDILRDAPIAVEVLITDRSGKVIGECGFDDDA